A region from the Benincasa hispida cultivar B227 chromosome 12, ASM972705v1, whole genome shotgun sequence genome encodes:
- the LOC120067409 gene encoding uncharacterized protein LOC120067409 has product MTNPNDPIPPNQTYSNSSPSSNQFTTYAPLVQSFVKQYSCSYFLHHSDSTSLVLVSDLLTKSNYSSWSQSMTLSFTVKNKMGFIDGTLPKPIGDLQNSWIICNSVVTTWIFNALSKKIAASVNFSDSTREIWLDLQQRYQSKKYPCIFQFHRELSNLVQDQLSVIAYFTKLKTAWNELASYQPICSCGRCTCGGVKELLDYFQIEHVMEFLMGLNNSFSQIRTCLLLTGPEPTIQ; this is encoded by the coding sequence ATGACGAACCCTAACGACCCCATCCCACCAAATCAGACTTATTCAAATTCATCTCCTTCTTCGAATCAATTTACTACTTATGCTCCTCTCGTTCAATCTTTTGTTAAACAATATTCATGTTCATATTTCCTACATCACTCTGATAGCACTAGTCTGGTTTTAGTATCAGATTTGTTAACCAAATCAAATTACTCTTCATGGAGCCAATCTATGACTCTTAGCTTTACAGTGAAGAACAAAATGGGTTTCATTGATGGAACTCTTCCAAAACCAATAGGCGATCTTCAAAATTCATGGATTATTTGCAATAGTGTTGTCACAACTTGGATCTTTAATGCACTCTCCAAAAAAATAGCTGCTAGTGTCAATTTCTCAGATTCTACAAGAGAAATTTGGCTTGATCTACAACAACGATATCAAAGTAAGAAGTATCCATGCATTTTTCAGTTTCACCGTGAACTTTCTAATCTTGTTCAAGATCAACTTTCTGTTATAGcctattttacaaaattaaagacTGCTTGGAATGAATTAGCATCCTATCAACCTATATGTTCTTGCGGACGATGCACTTGTGGAGGAGTGAAGGAATTACTCGATTATTTTCAGATTGAACATGTTATGGAATTCCTTATGGGATTGAACAACTCCTTCTCTCAGATTCGCACTTGCCTATTGTTAACTGGACCCGAACCTACTATTCAATGA